The Flavobacterium commune genome contains the following window.
TTTTTAGTAACTTTACTCCACGTTTAACAAAAAACTCTCGATCATGTTATCAAAAAATATAGAAACTGCATTAAACAAGCAAATCCGCATTGAAGCCGAATCTTCACAAACTTATTTATCAATGGCTTGTTGGGCAGAAGCAAACGGACTCGAAGGAATTGCACAATTTATGTATGCTCAATCCGACGAAGAACGCGCTCACATGCTTAAATTAATTAAATATGTAAACGAACGTGGCGGACACGCACAAATCACCGATTTGAAAGCTCCTAAAACGACTTATACTACTTTCAAAGAAATGTTTGAAGCATTATACCAACACGAAATTTTCGTTTCTGATTCTATTAACGAATTGGTTCATATCACTTTTTCCGAAAAAGATTATGCTACTCACAACTTCTTACAATGGTATGTTTCTGAACAAATCGAAGAAGAGGCTACAGCTAAAACTATTTTGGATAAAATCAACCTAATTGGTGACGACAAAGGAGGATTGTACTTGTTTGATCGTGATATTCAGCAACTAACCGTAACAAGCTCTGTTGCTATAAATCCAAAATAAAAACGTTAAATTTTATTTAGAATACATAAAAATAATATTTTCTTTTTATATTTGCCTCAGTTTTAAAGCAAAAGCAAAGGTGAGCAAAAAGGACAAAGAGAAAGAGAAGAAAAGCAAGAAGAAAGACAAAAAGAAAAAAGAAGCTCTTAATGTCATCAAAAAAGTGGAAAACTGTAAATCTTCCTGTTGCGAAAAATTCAAAAAATCAGAAAACAAACGTTGCAAACGTTGTCCTATGTATGATTTGATCCAAAAAGTAGCCTAATTTTATATAGAAAAACCCATTCGTCGCCGCGAATGGGTTTTGTGTTTTTACCCAGAATCCACATTAGATTTTTTTTGTTTTTTTGTCTCGCAGATTATCGCAGATTTTATGCTTAAAAAATCCGTTTGAATCCGTTTAATCTGTG
Protein-coding sequences here:
- a CDS encoding ferritin, yielding MLSKNIETALNKQIRIEAESSQTYLSMACWAEANGLEGIAQFMYAQSDEERAHMLKLIKYVNERGGHAQITDLKAPKTTYTTFKEMFEALYQHEIFVSDSINELVHITFSEKDYATHNFLQWYVSEQIEEEATAKTILDKINLIGDDKGGLYLFDRDIQQLTVTSSVAINPK